One segment of Castanea sativa cultivar Marrone di Chiusa Pesio chromosome 3, ASM4071231v1 DNA contains the following:
- the LOC142627641 gene encoding pyruvate dehydrogenase E1 component subunit alpha, mitochondrial, translating to MALAHVASSTSRSNLLRPISAIISPNLRRQLSTDDTRTLTIETSVPFTSHQCESPSRSVDTTPSELLSFFRDMATMRRMEIAADSLYKAKLIRGFCHLYDGQEAVAVGMESAITKKDSIITAYRDHCTFLGRGGTLLQVFSELMGRIDGCSKGKGGSMHFYKKDSGFYGGHGIVGAQVPLGCGLAFAQKYKKDGTVTFALYGDGAANQGQLFEALNISALWDLPAILVCENNHYGMGTAEWRAAKSPAYYKRGDYVPGLKVDGMDALAVKQACKFAKEHALKNGPIILEMDTYRYHGHSMSDPGSTYRTRDEISGVRQERDPIERVRKLILSHDLATEKELKDTEKEVRKLVDDAIAQAKESPMPEPHELFTNVYAKGYGVEAFGADRKEVRAVLP from the exons ATGGCCTTAGCACACGTAGCTTCTTCAACCTCGCGCTCCAATCTCCTCCGCCCTATCTCCGCCATCATCTCCCCAAATCTCCGCCGCCAACTCTCCACCGACGACACCAGAACCCTCACGATCGAGACCTCCGTTCCCTTCACCTCCCACCAATGCGAATCGCCGTCGCGCTCCGTCGATACCACGCCGTCGGAGCTCCTCTCCTTCTTCCGCGACATGGCGACGATGCGCCGAATGGAGATCGCCGCCGACTCGCTCTACAAGGCCAAACTGATCCGCGGGTTTTGCCACCTGTACGACGGCCAAGAGGCCGTCGCCGTCGGCATGGAGTCGGCGATCACGAAGAAAGATAGCATCATCACCGCTTATCGCGATCACTGTACTTTCCTCGGCCGCGGCGGGACGCTGTTGCAGGTTTTCTCCGAGCTTATGGGACGCATAGACGGTTGCTCCAAAGGAAAAGGAGGATCTATGCATTTTTACAAGAAGGACTCGGGGTTTTACGGCGGACATGGAATCGTCGGAGCTCAGGTTCCGTTAGGTTGTGGATTGGCTTTTGCGCAGAAATACAAGAAGGATGGAACAGTTACGTTTGCTTTGTACGGTGACGGTGCTGCCAATCAGGGACAGCTGTTTGAGGCTTTGAATATCTCTGCGCTTTGGGATCTGCCTGCGATTTTGGTCTGCGAGAATAATCACT ATGGTATGGGAACTGCGGAGTGGAGAGCAGCGAAGAGTCCAGCTTATTACAAGCGTGGAGACTATGTTCCTGGATTGAAG GTAGATGGCATGGATGCCCTTGCTGTGAAACAGGCATGCAAATTTGCCAAGGAACACGCTTTAAAGAATGGGCCCATT ATTCTTGAAATGGACACATACAGGTACCATGGTCATTCCATGTCTGATCCTGGAAGCACCTACCGTACTCGTGATGAGATTTCTGGTGTGAGACAG GAGCGTGATCCAATTGAAAGAGTAAGAAAGCTGATCTTATCTCATGATCTAGCTACTGAAAAGGAGCTAAAG GATACTGAGAAGGAAGTGAGAAAACTAGTTGATGATGCCATTGCTCAAGCCAAG GAAAGTCCAATGCCTGAGCCTCATGAACTCTTTACCAACGTGTATGCAAAAGGTTATGGAGTTGAG GCATTTGGAGCTGATAGGAAAGAAGTCAGAGCTGTGCTTCCATAA